The proteins below are encoded in one region of Serratia symbiotica:
- the hofQ gene encoding DNA uptake porin HofQ, with protein sequence MKGCHWLGFALWGLAVAVVPAQDNQTISLEFQDAPVTVILQALADYRQLNLITAAGVDGNLTLRLDNVPWPQALALVLRMGNLSMTREGSVMMVSAELDAQEKQQHQQTLALQQPLHSVTLALKNADAAEIAESLNAQRGALLGERGSVVADKRTNALLIRDTAPVLALLKKRVAEMDIPLAQVQLASYIVTINSENLHELGVRWGLAADERPAQPLRLDNFNVGLPQQKSTLSAGFHLARLSGRLLNLELTALEQENRVEIIANPRLLTAHMQTASIKQGTEIPYEVSSGASGATSVEFKEAVLGMEVTPKVLPDGRITLTLHISQNMPGRSVSRGEGEALTIDKQEIKTQITVKDGETIVLGGIFQRLNGQAEDKVPGIGDVPLLGSLFKQSSKQHKRRELVIFITPTLIKD encoded by the coding sequence ATGAAAGGATGCCATTGGCTGGGGTTCGCCCTGTGGGGGCTGGCGGTTGCGGTGGTCCCTGCACAGGATAATCAGACAATTTCATTGGAGTTTCAGGATGCGCCTGTCACGGTGATACTGCAAGCGCTGGCCGATTACCGTCAACTGAATCTGATCACTGCAGCGGGCGTTGACGGCAACCTGACGCTGCGATTGGATAATGTCCCTTGGCCGCAGGCGCTGGCATTGGTATTGCGTATGGGCAATCTGTCGATGACCAGGGAGGGCTCTGTGATGATGGTTTCCGCAGAGTTGGATGCGCAGGAAAAACAGCAGCATCAGCAGACATTGGCGCTGCAACAGCCGCTGCACAGTGTGACGCTGGCATTGAAAAACGCTGATGCCGCAGAGATCGCCGAAAGCCTGAATGCACAGCGCGGTGCTTTACTGGGCGAAAGGGGCAGTGTGGTGGCTGACAAGCGCACCAACGCGTTACTAATCCGCGATACTGCCCCGGTGCTGGCGCTGCTGAAAAAGCGGGTGGCGGAAATGGATATTCCCTTGGCGCAGGTACAACTGGCGTCATATATCGTGACCATCAACAGTGAAAACCTGCATGAACTGGGCGTGCGCTGGGGGTTGGCAGCGGATGAACGGCCAGCGCAGCCGCTGCGGTTGGATAATTTCAACGTTGGCTTGCCGCAGCAAAAAAGCACGCTGAGCGCAGGTTTTCATTTAGCGCGCCTTAGTGGGCGTCTGCTGAACTTGGAACTGACCGCGCTGGAGCAAGAAAACCGGGTGGAGATTATCGCCAACCCGCGCCTGCTGACGGCACATATGCAAACCGCCAGCATCAAGCAGGGAACGGAAATTCCTTACGAAGTCTCGAGTGGTGCCAGCGGCGCAACCTCGGTGGAGTTTAAAGAAGCGGTATTGGGCATGGAGGTGACGCCTAAAGTATTGCCTGACGGGCGCATCACGTTGACGCTGCACATCAGTCAAAACATGCCTGGGCGCTCAGTCAGCAGGGGGGAGGGAGAAGCGCTCACCATCGATAAGCAGGAGATAAAGACGCAGATCACGGTAAAAGACGGCGAAACCATTGTGTTGGGGGGGATTTTTCAACGGCTTAACGGGCAGGCAGAAGACAAAGTGCCTGGGATCGGCGATGTTCCGCTACTGGGATCACTATTTAAACAGAGCAGCAAGCAGCATAAAAGGCGCGAACTGGTGATCTTCATTACGCCGACGTTGATTAAAGATTGA
- a CDS encoding DNA utilization family protein: MSKRRWSGLLLLPWVLAAQPRNPFIPLPDCLMALESPAGWRLKGIIGQPALRYGWVVTPAGQWLRLRPQQILLAGRWRVDQINADKLTLAEQPTDPDCPVAIGHVQLMLNKS; the protein is encoded by the coding sequence ATGAGTAAAAGGCGTTGGTCAGGGTTGCTGTTGCTGCCGTGGGTGTTGGCCGCACAGCCGCGCAATCCTTTTATCCCGTTGCCTGACTGCCTGATGGCGTTGGAGTCGCCGGCTGGCTGGCGGCTGAAAGGCATTATCGGACAGCCTGCGCTGCGTTATGGCTGGGTCGTCACGCCAGCGGGGCAATGGCTGCGCCTCAGACCGCAGCAGATATTGCTCGCCGGGCGCTGGCGGGTAGATCAGATAAACGCCGACAAGCTGACGCTAGCCGAACAACCGACTGATCCTGACTGCCCAGTGGCTATCGGTCATGTGCAGTTGATGCTAAACAAATCATAG
- a CDS encoding PilN domain-containing protein, whose amino-acid sequence MYQVNLLPWRRQRLRRRGVFWLCMFALQLVLLLLVTVAVFSLQHSRQVQRQESLESLSEALTVLTQRYQQAQQALAQFEQQKARVELQARNLQHNQRYRQFLQQLSVAVPPPLWLIALDGSLQGGLQLRGFSRHSAAIAQFEQRLTAMPLLRQHRLEEVVQSKDSLLAFTLMAWGRDG is encoded by the coding sequence ATGTATCAGGTGAACCTATTGCCTTGGCGGCGACAACGTCTGCGTCGTCGCGGTGTTTTCTGGCTATGCATGTTTGCACTGCAACTGGTATTGCTGCTGCTGGTCACGGTGGCGGTATTCAGCTTGCAGCATAGCCGACAGGTGCAGCGGCAAGAGAGTCTTGAGAGCCTGAGCGAGGCGTTGACAGTGCTGACGCAACGTTATCAGCAGGCACAGCAAGCGTTGGCACAGTTTGAACAGCAAAAAGCCCGGGTGGAATTGCAGGCGCGTAATCTGCAACACAACCAGCGTTATCGACAATTTTTGCAGCAGCTTTCTGTCGCGGTGCCTCCCCCACTGTGGCTGATTGCGCTGGATGGTAGCCTGCAAGGCGGGCTTCAGTTGCGCGGTTTCAGCCGCCACTCTGCGGCCATTGCCCAGTTTGAACAGCGGCTGACAGCCATGCCGCTGCTACGGCAGCATCGGCTGGAGGAAGTGGTACAGAGCAAAGATAGCCTGCTGGCATTTACTCTGATGGCATGGGGGCGGGATGGATAG
- the pilM gene encoding type IV pilus biogenesis protein PilM has translation MFYQSWQVGLDIQNHSVRALAVQRRRNGWQLRHWWQHKLSQAVLRDGCLEHSDALIQVLRQWRVQLPKYISLRIALPAQRVLQQRMPQPDARLKEPQRNDYISIQGLKQFPLDGQTLALDHRLSPPDTATLLLTAARRQELQQWLHCLHQADLQPQVVDITPCALRVMALAAGLPAVAGLMHRLDHEWLWVAPHGGPFAYGVLPASEPDGLISALRALQTAVGSPGTDLQVCYSSILEGPPPAGCQLWSPLSAFRQLQPPLPTQPSAFVLAGGLALREED, from the coding sequence ATGTTCTATCAATCATGGCAGGTGGGGCTGGATATACAAAACCACAGTGTGCGAGCCTTGGCCGTTCAACGTCGCCGCAATGGATGGCAACTACGCCACTGGTGGCAGCATAAGCTGTCGCAGGCGGTATTGCGCGACGGTTGCCTGGAACATTCCGATGCCCTGATCCAGGTGCTACGGCAGTGGCGTGTCCAGTTACCAAAATATATTTCCCTACGCATTGCATTGCCAGCGCAACGGGTTTTGCAACAGAGAATGCCGCAGCCGGATGCGCGGCTGAAAGAACCGCAGCGCAACGATTATATTAGTATCCAAGGGCTGAAACAGTTCCCCCTCGACGGCCAGACGCTGGCGCTGGATCACCGTCTTTCACCTCCAGATACGGCAACACTGCTGCTAACTGCGGCACGCCGACAAGAACTGCAACAGTGGCTGCACTGTTTGCATCAAGCCGATTTGCAGCCGCAGGTAGTCGATATCACCCCCTGCGCGCTGCGGGTGATGGCCCTCGCCGCAGGCTTGCCTGCCGTTGCGGGGCTGATGCACCGTCTCGATCATGAGTGGCTATGGGTCGCGCCCCATGGCGGCCCTTTCGCTTATGGAGTGTTGCCTGCTAGCGAGCCTGATGGCTTGATATCAGCGTTGCGGGCGTTGCAAACAGCCGTTGGTTCGCCTGGTACCGATTTACAGGTCTGTTACAGCAGCATACTGGAGGGGCCACCCCCTGCGGGTTGCCAGCTCTGGTCGCCGCTCAGTGCCTTCCGCCAGTTGCAGCCGCCGCTGCCCACGCAGCCTTCTGCGTTTGTATTGGCTGGTGGTCTGGCGCTGCGGGAGGAGGACTGA
- the mrcA gene encoding peptidoglycan glycosyltransferase/peptidoglycan DD-transpeptidase MrcA — MKFVKYFLIFAVCCIVLGAASIFGLYKYIEPQLPDVATLKDIRLQIPMQVFSTDGELIAQFGEKRRIPLKLDQIPSVMVHAFIATEDSRFYEHHGVDPVGIFRAASIALISGHASQGASTITQQLARNFFLSPERTLMRKIKEAFLAVRIELMLSKDDILELYLNKIYLGYRAYGVGAAAQVYFGKNVNQLSLSEMATIAGLPKAPSTFNPLYSNRRAVARRNVVLTRMLEEHYITQAQYDQARAEHLVAHYHAPEISFSAPYLSEMVRQEMITRYGDSAYTDGYKVYTTITKRLQLAAQQAVRNNVLAYDMRHGYRGPSKVLWRVGATAWDQNQIVDTLKNLPHYDSLVPAVITAANAQEAIAMLADGSNIVLPLVTMHWARPYKSDIQQGPTPKRVTDVVLAGQQVWVRRVNHAWWLSQVPDVNSALVSINPNDGAVKALVGGFDFNQSKFNRVTQALRQVGSNIKPFLYTAALDKGMTLATILNDLPITRWDAGAGTDWRPKNSPPTYAGPIRLRQGLGQSKNVVMVRVMRAMGVDYAAEYLQRFGFPAQNIVHTESLALGSASFTPMQLVRGYAVLANGGYLVEPYFITKIEDDSGNTLFVTQPKEVCRQCDLPVIYGDTQRSMLLSDDNVENIAMSQESNNSNVPRPQLEQVTPAQVQQEGDQQYAPHVISSQLAFLLHDALTSNIYGEPGWMGTAWRSGRDLKRHDIGGKTGTTNSSKDAWFSGYGPDTVTSVWIGFDDHRRDLGRSTASGAIPDQISGGEGGAKSAQPAWNDFMKIALEGIPEQEAPPPAGIISVIIDKSSGKLSDGGNSSRSEYFIEGTQPTDYPSRDTGITLMAPGGERHELF, encoded by the coding sequence GTGAAGTTCGTAAAGTATTTTTTAATCTTCGCAGTGTGTTGCATTGTGCTGGGAGCAGCCTCGATTTTTGGCTTGTACAAATACATCGAGCCACAGCTACCTGATGTTGCAACGCTGAAAGACATACGGCTACAGATACCGATGCAGGTTTTTAGTACTGATGGCGAACTGATCGCTCAGTTCGGCGAGAAACGCCGGATCCCGCTGAAGCTGGATCAGATCCCATCGGTGATGGTGCACGCATTTATCGCTACCGAAGATAGCCGTTTCTATGAGCACCATGGCGTCGATCCAGTCGGCATCTTCCGCGCTGCCTCTATTGCGCTGATCTCTGGCCACGCGTCGCAAGGAGCGAGTACCATTACCCAACAGTTGGCGCGAAACTTCTTCTTGAGTCCGGAACGTACCCTGATGCGTAAGATCAAGGAAGCTTTCCTGGCGGTGCGCATCGAGCTAATGTTGTCTAAGGACGATATCCTTGAACTGTATCTGAACAAGATCTATTTAGGTTACCGCGCCTACGGCGTGGGTGCCGCTGCACAAGTATACTTCGGTAAAAACGTCAACCAGCTTAGCTTAAGCGAAATGGCGACCATCGCTGGTCTGCCGAAAGCCCCCTCCACCTTCAACCCGCTCTACTCTAACCGTCGTGCCGTCGCCCGCCGCAACGTGGTGCTGACACGTATGCTGGAGGAGCATTACATTACCCAGGCGCAGTATGATCAGGCCCGTGCTGAACATCTGGTGGCCCACTACCATGCGCCAGAAATCAGCTTCTCCGCCCCTTATCTCTCCGAGATGGTGCGTCAGGAAATGATTACCCGCTATGGTGACAGCGCCTATACCGATGGCTACAAGGTCTACACTACCATCACTAAGCGGCTGCAACTGGCGGCGCAGCAGGCAGTGCGCAACAACGTGCTGGCTTACGATATGCGCCACGGTTACCGTGGCCCGTCCAAGGTGCTGTGGAGAGTCGGTGCCACAGCCTGGGATCAAAACCAGATCGTTGACACACTAAAAAACCTGCCCCACTACGACTCGCTGGTGCCAGCGGTGATCACCGCCGCCAACGCTCAGGAAGCTATAGCAATGTTGGCAGACGGCAGCAATATTGTTTTGCCGCTGGTCACCATGCATTGGGCTCGCCCCTACAAGTCCGATATCCAACAAGGGCCAACGCCAAAACGCGTCACCGATGTGGTGCTGGCCGGCCAGCAGGTGTGGGTGCGCAGGGTCAACCATGCCTGGTGGCTGTCGCAGGTACCGGATGTCAACTCGGCGCTGGTGTCGATTAACCCGAACGATGGCGCGGTAAAAGCGCTGGTCGGCGGTTTTGATTTCAATCAGAGCAAATTCAACCGCGTCACTCAAGCGCTGCGTCAGGTCGGTTCGAATATCAAACCGTTCCTATATACCGCTGCGTTGGATAAAGGGATGACACTGGCCACCATTCTGAACGACCTGCCGATCACCCGCTGGGATGCCGGTGCTGGCACCGACTGGCGACCAAAGAACTCACCTCCCACCTACGCTGGCCCGATTCGCTTGCGCCAAGGACTGGGCCAGTCCAAGAACGTGGTGATGGTACGCGTGATGCGTGCCATGGGCGTTGACTACGCAGCGGAATACCTACAACGTTTCGGTTTCCCAGCGCAGAATATCGTGCACACCGAATCACTGGCGCTAGGCTCAGCATCCTTCACCCCCATGCAGTTGGTGCGCGGCTATGCAGTGTTGGCGAACGGTGGTTATCTGGTGGAGCCGTACTTCATCACCAAAATCGAAGATGATAGCGGCAACACGCTATTCGTAACCCAGCCTAAGGAGGTTTGTCGTCAGTGTGACCTGCCAGTAATTTACGGTGATACCCAACGTTCAATGCTGCTTTCCGACGATAACGTTGAAAACATTGCCATGTCGCAGGAAAGCAATAACAGTAACGTACCGAGGCCTCAGTTAGAGCAAGTTACCCCTGCCCAAGTTCAGCAGGAGGGCGATCAGCAGTATGCGCCGCACGTCATCAGCAGCCAATTGGCGTTCCTGCTCCACGATGCATTAACCAGCAATATCTATGGCGAACCGGGCTGGATGGGCACTGCATGGCGTTCAGGGCGTGATTTGAAACGTCATGATATCGGCGGTAAAACCGGTACCACCAACAGCTCGAAAGACGCTTGGTTCTCTGGCTATGGCCCGGATACCGTGACATCTGTATGGATCGGTTTCGATGATCATCGCCGTGATTTGGGCCGTTCAACGGCCTCAGGAGCCATCCCAGATCAAATTTCCGGCGGTGAAGGCGGTGCCAAGAGCGCACAACCGGCATGGAATGATTTCATGAAAATTGCGCTGGAAGGTATTCCAGAGCAGGAGGCCCCCCCACCTGCGGGCATTATCAGCGTCATCATCGACAAGAGCAGCGGCAAGCTCTCTGATGGTGGCAATAGTAGCCGTTCTGAGTATTTCATCGAAGGCACTCAACCGACGGACTATCCATCGCGCGATACCGGCATCACGTTGATGGCTCCTGGTGGCGAAAGACACGAGCTGTTCTGA
- the nudE gene encoding ADP compounds hydrolase NudE: protein MNKHPQQPKILKVVTVARSRLFHVESVDLEFSNGERRVYERMRPSPREAVMIVPVIGDHLLLIREYAVGTESYELGFPKGLIDPGEKVLEAANRELMEEVGFGAKRFDFLSKLKMAPSYFSSTMNIVLAHDLYPQSLVGDEPEPLPQVRWPIASMMALLAEPDFREARNVCALFLSEAFLRGSR, encoded by the coding sequence ATGAATAAACACCCGCAACAACCTAAAATTCTGAAAGTGGTCACGGTCGCGCGTTCACGTCTATTTCACGTTGAGTCGGTCGATTTGGAATTCAGTAACGGGGAACGGCGAGTGTATGAACGCATGCGACCTTCACCGCGTGAGGCGGTGATGATTGTGCCGGTGATCGGTGACCATCTGTTGTTGATCCGCGAGTATGCGGTGGGTACCGAGTCCTATGAACTGGGTTTTCCGAAAGGTTTGATCGATCCGGGTGAAAAGGTATTGGAGGCGGCCAACCGTGAATTAATGGAAGAGGTGGGATTTGGGGCCAAACGCTTTGATTTCCTCAGCAAGCTGAAGATGGCACCATCGTACTTTTCCAGCACAATGAATATTGTGCTGGCGCACGATCTCTATCCACAGAGCCTGGTAGGGGATGAACCAGAGCCGTTGCCGCAGGTACGTTGGCCGATTGCCAGCATGATGGCACTGCTGGCGGAGCCGGACTTCCGCGAAGCGCGTAACGTCTGCGCGCTGTTCCTCAGCGAAGCTTTTTTACGCGGCTCGCGCTAA
- the hslR gene encoding ribosome-associated heat shock protein Hsp15 → MKEQETRDQAIRLDKWLWAARFYKTRALAREMIDGGKVHYNGQRGKPSKMVELNAEITLRQGNEERTVIVLSLTDQRRSACEAQQAYQETGASIAKREKMALARKMNALTMPHPDRRPDKKERRNLIKFKFGEPE, encoded by the coding sequence ATGAAAGAACAGGAAACACGCGACCAGGCAATTCGGCTGGATAAATGGTTGTGGGCGGCGCGTTTCTACAAAACCCGTGCGTTAGCGCGGGAGATGATTGACGGTGGTAAAGTGCACTACAATGGGCAGCGCGGTAAGCCGAGCAAGATGGTTGAACTCAACGCCGAGATCACACTGCGCCAAGGCAACGAAGAGCGCACAGTGATCGTACTGTCACTGACTGACCAGCGACGCAGTGCCTGTGAGGCGCAGCAGGCATATCAGGAAACCGGGGCCAGTATCGCCAAGCGCGAAAAAATGGCGCTTGCACGCAAGATGAACGCCTTGACTATGCCGCATCCAGATCGCCGTCCTGATAAAAAGGAGCGGCGCAACCTGATAAAATTCAAATTTGGTGAGCCGGAATAA
- the hslO gene encoding Hsp33 family molecular chaperone HslO — protein sequence MSNPDQLHRYLFENYAVRGELVTVSETYQQLLSNHDYPAPVQKLLGELLVATSLLTATLKFDGDITVQLQGDGPLKLAVINGNNRQEMRGVARVQAPVTEDSTLHQLIGNGVMVITISPTEGERYQGVVGLEGETLTECLEAYFRQSEQLPTRLFIHTDETAAAGMLLQALPAQEGNADDFDHLVQLTNTVKSAELFGLPANEVLYRLYHQEKVTLYEPQDVLFRCTCSRQRCADALLTLPTEEVAEMLEQDGNIDMHCDYCGNHYLFDPSDVTALYGGNSGKSSPLH from the coding sequence ATGTCCAACCCTGACCAATTGCACCGTTACCTGTTTGAAAATTATGCGGTTCGCGGTGAGCTGGTTACCGTCAGCGAAACCTATCAGCAGCTACTGAGCAATCACGACTATCCAGCACCGGTACAGAAACTGTTGGGCGAACTGCTAGTCGCGACCAGCCTGTTGACCGCCACCTTGAAATTCGATGGCGACATCACCGTCCAGTTACAAGGTGATGGCCCGCTGAAGCTGGCGGTGATCAATGGCAACAACCGCCAGGAAATGCGCGGCGTGGCGCGCGTACAAGCCCCCGTTACCGAAGATAGCACCCTGCATCAGCTCATCGGCAATGGCGTCATGGTCATCACCATTTCGCCAACGGAAGGTGAGCGTTATCAGGGGGTGGTCGGTCTGGAGGGTGAAACCCTGACCGAATGTCTGGAAGCCTATTTCCGCCAATCAGAACAACTGCCAACCCGCCTGTTCATCCACACTGATGAAACAGCAGCGGCTGGTATGCTATTGCAGGCGTTACCGGCGCAGGAGGGCAACGCCGACGATTTCGACCATTTGGTGCAACTGACCAACACAGTGAAAAGCGCAGAGCTGTTCGGCCTGCCAGCAAACGAAGTGCTGTATCGCCTGTACCATCAAGAAAAGGTTACCCTATATGAACCGCAGGATGTGCTGTTCCGCTGCACCTGTTCGCGCCAACGTTGTGCCGATGCGCTGCTGACGCTACCCACCGAAGAAGTGGCGGAAATGTTGGAGCAAGACGGCAATATTGATATGCATTGCGATTACTGCGGTAATCATTATCTCTTTGATCCAAGTGATGTCACCGCACTGTACGGCGGTAATAGCGGTAAAAGCAGCCCGTTGCATTAA
- a CDS encoding FitA-like ribbon-helix-helix domain-containing protein yields MATITVRNLNDEIKELLRISAAKNGHSMEEEARMILQQALVKKTPRYGLGTRMHQYFAKFGGVELNIPPRDKVPPRIVKFDEDDEK; encoded by the coding sequence ATGGCAACTATAACCGTCAGGAATCTAAACGATGAAATAAAAGAGCTACTACGCATTTCGGCAGCTAAAAATGGTCATTCCATGGAGGAGGAAGCACGCATGATCTTGCAACAGGCATTAGTGAAAAAAACGCCGCGCTATGGCTTGGGTACACGCATGCATCAATATTTTGCTAAATTTGGCGGCGTCGAATTAAACATACCGCCGCGTGATAAAGTGCCACCCCGCATCGTTAAATTTGATGAAGATGACGAAAAATGA
- a CDS encoding type II toxin-antitoxin system VapC family toxin, whose protein sequence is MIVLDTNVVSELLRPAPHYNVLKWLDEQDTYQFYLSAIVVAELYTGIFCMPYGKRQIELQNNLSEMLQEEFPERILPFDIGCAMQHAELMGTNHRRGIAISIPDNQIAATCLHYGATLATRNTKDFIHSGVTLIDPWLMSNNTRHLHEDAAEYAVMNRKC, encoded by the coding sequence ATGATTGTACTCGATACCAATGTGGTTTCGGAGTTGCTGCGCCCAGCCCCTCATTACAATGTATTAAAGTGGTTGGATGAACAGGACACGTATCAATTTTATTTGAGCGCTATCGTGGTCGCAGAACTCTATACCGGCATCTTCTGTATGCCCTATGGTAAGAGACAGATCGAGCTGCAAAACAACCTCAGCGAAATGCTGCAAGAGGAGTTTCCAGAAAGGATTTTGCCCTTTGATATAGGTTGCGCGATGCAGCATGCGGAATTAATGGGTACCAATCACCGCCGAGGCATTGCCATCAGCATTCCGGACAACCAAATCGCCGCCACCTGCCTGCATTACGGTGCTACATTAGCCACGCGCAATACTAAGGATTTCATCCATAGCGGCGTCACCCTAATCGACCCTTGGCTGATGAGCAATAATACTCGGCACCTGCATGAAGATGCGGCGGAATACGCTGTAATGAACAGGAAGTGCTAG
- the envZ gene encoding two-component system sensor histidine kinase EnvZ codes for MRRLRFSPCSSFARTLLLIITLLIVSLVTTYLVVLNFAILPSLQQFNKVLAYEVRMLMTDRLQLEDGTVLPVPPAFRREIYRELGISLYTNAAAEENGLRWAQHYHFLSQQMAHQLGGPTDVRVEVDKNSPVVWLKTWLQPDIWVRVPLTEIHQGDFSPLFRYTLAIILLAIGGAWLFIRIQNRPLVELEHAALQVGRGIIPPPLREYGASEVRSVTRAFNQMASGVKLLADDRTLLMAGVSHDLRTPLTRIRLATEMMSVEDGYLAESINKDIEECNAIIEQFIDYLRTGHEMPIETSDLNAILGEVVAAESGYERVIETAMLPGTLMVNVHPLSIKRAAVNMVVNAARYGNGWIKVSSGRELLRGWFQVEDDGPGIEPERLQHLLQPFVRGDSARSTSGTGLGLAIVQRIIDSHDGVLDIGTSERGGLLIRAYIPLPVLPIDKRASENGHQPQKDNA; via the coding sequence ATGAGACGATTGCGCTTTTCACCGTGTAGTTCATTTGCTCGAACCCTGCTGTTAATCATTACCTTGCTGATTGTCAGCCTGGTGACGACTTATTTAGTGGTGCTGAACTTCGCCATCCTGCCTAGCCTGCAACAGTTCAACAAGGTATTAGCTTATGAAGTGCGTATGCTGATGACCGATCGGCTGCAACTGGAAGATGGCACCGTGCTGCCAGTGCCGCCAGCGTTCCGTCGTGAAATCTATCGCGAGCTGGGCATTTCCCTCTATACCAACGCGGCGGCGGAGGAAAATGGCCTACGCTGGGCGCAGCACTATCATTTCCTCAGCCAGCAGATGGCGCATCAGCTTGGCGGGCCGACCGACGTGCGGGTAGAAGTGGACAAAAACTCTCCGGTGGTGTGGCTGAAAACCTGGCTACAGCCCGATATCTGGGTGCGTGTTCCGCTGACTGAAATCCATCAGGGCGATTTCTCGCCATTGTTCCGCTATACCCTGGCGATTATACTGCTGGCGATAGGGGGGGCCTGGTTGTTTATCCGTATTCAAAACCGGCCGCTAGTGGAGCTGGAGCATGCCGCTTTGCAGGTGGGTAGAGGTATTATTCCGCCGCCACTGCGTGAGTATGGGGCCTCTGAGGTGCGTTCGGTTACACGGGCATTTAACCAGATGGCGTCAGGGGTTAAGTTACTGGCGGATGACCGCACGTTGCTGATGGCTGGGGTCAGTCATGATCTGCGCACCCCGCTGACGCGCATTCGTCTGGCGACCGAAATGATGAGCGTGGAGGATGGCTATCTAGCTGAATCGATCAATAAAGATATTGAAGAATGCAACGCCATCATTGAGCAGTTTATCGATTATTTGCGTACCGGTCATGAAATGCCGATCGAAACCAGTGATCTGAACGCTATCCTTGGTGAAGTAGTGGCGGCAGAAAGTGGCTATGAGCGGGTGATTGAAACCGCCATGTTGCCAGGTACACTGATGGTGAATGTCCACCCATTATCCATTAAGCGTGCGGCAGTGAACATGGTGGTCAATGCGGCGCGCTACGGTAATGGCTGGATCAAAGTCAGCAGTGGGCGCGAGCTGCTGCGCGGATGGTTCCAGGTTGAAGACGATGGCCCAGGTATTGAGCCGGAAAGGTTGCAGCATCTTCTACAACCTTTTGTGCGCGGCGACAGTGCGCGTAGCACCAGCGGTACCGGGTTAGGTCTGGCGATTGTGCAGCGCATTATTGACTCGCATGACGGCGTGCTGGATATTGGCACTAGTGAACGTGGCGGGTTGCTGATCCGCGCTTATATTCCCCTGCCAGTGTTGCCAATCGATAAAAGAGCATCGGAAAATGGGCATCAACCCCAGAAGGACAACGCCTGA
- the ompR gene encoding two-component system response regulator OmpR, whose protein sequence is MQENHKILVVDDDMRLRALLERYLTEQGFQVRSVANAEQMDRLLTRESFHLMVLDLMLPGEDGLSICRRLRSQSNPMPIIMVTAKGEEVDRIVGLEIGADDYILKPFNPRELLARIRAVLRRQANELPGAPSQEEAVIVFGRFKLNLGTREMFREDQPMSLTSGEFAVLKALVSHPREPLSRDKLMNLARGREYSAMERSIDVQISRLRRMIEEDPAHPRYIQTVWGLGYVFVPDGSKA, encoded by the coding sequence ATGCAAGAAAATCATAAGATCCTAGTCGTCGACGACGATATGCGACTGCGCGCGCTTTTAGAGCGTTATTTAACCGAACAGGGCTTTCAAGTACGTAGCGTTGCCAACGCGGAGCAAATGGATCGCTTGTTGACGCGTGAATCCTTTCACCTGATGGTGCTGGATCTGATGCTACCAGGCGAAGATGGTCTCTCAATTTGTCGCCGTTTGCGTAGCCAAAGTAACCCGATGCCGATCATTATGGTGACGGCTAAAGGTGAAGAAGTTGACCGTATTGTTGGCTTGGAGATCGGTGCCGATGACTACATCCTAAAACCATTCAACCCACGTGAACTGCTGGCTCGCATTCGTGCTGTGCTACGTCGACAGGCCAATGAGCTGCCGGGCGCACCTTCGCAAGAAGAAGCAGTGATTGTCTTCGGCAGATTCAAACTGAACCTCGGCACCCGCGAAATGTTCCGTGAAGATCAACCCATGTCGCTGACCAGTGGCGAGTTTGCGGTGCTGAAAGCGTTGGTAAGTCACCCGCGCGAACCACTGTCACGAGACAAGCTGATGAACCTGGCACGTGGCCGTGAATACAGTGCGATGGAGCGTTCCATCGATGTACAAATTTCCCGTTTGCGCCGCATGATTGAAGAAGATCCTGCGCATCCACGCTATATCCAGACTGTCTGGGGGCTGGGCTACGTCTTTGTTCCAGATGGCAGCAAGGCATGA